The bacterium genome includes the window TTGTAGGTGATGCCGAGGCCGCCCCCGAGGTTGAGATAGCGAATCTCGTGCCCATCCTGGCGGAGCGCCTTCACCAGACTCACCACCTTGGCCACCGCATCCACGAAGGGGCTGCTCTGGGTGATCTGGCTCCCGATGTGGCAGTGCACCCCGATGGCCTCGACCCCGGGAAGCTCCGCCGCCGTGCGGTACTGGGAGAGCGCCCGCTGGATCGCGATGCCGAACTTGCTCTTCTTGAGGCCCGTCGAAATGTAGGGATGGGTCTCGGGGTCCACATCCGGATTCACGCGGATGGCCACCTGCGCGACTTTCCCGAGGCGGATCGCCACATCGCTGATGTTGCGGAGCTCCTCCTCGCTCTCGATGTTGAACATGAGAACACCCTGCGCGAGCGCATAGGCGATCTCATCATCCGACTTCCCCACGCCGGCGAAAACGATCCGCTCGGCCGGAACCCCCGCCTGGACGGCACGGTAGAGCTCCCCGCCCGACACGATGTCGAGCCCGCCGCCCATCTCGGAGAAAAGGCGGAGGATCGCCAGGTTGGAGTTGCTCTTCATGGCGAAGCAGATGAGATGCGGCACCTCGGCGAACGCTTCATTGAAGACCCGGAAGTGCCGGGAGAGCGTCTTGTGGCTGTAGACGTAGCAGGGCGTCCCGACCTTCTCAATGAGATCGGGGATGGACACCCCCTCGGCGTGCAGCACGCCGTCCTTGTACGCGAAATAGTGCATGGCTTCCTTCTTTCTTTTTCGGGCCAATCTTCTTCAGGTCAGGGGCCCGCTAAGGCCCCTTGATAATCGGTTCCTGCGGCTGCCGCGGCGGCCCCTTCACGCCGCAGCCGGAAACCAGCCCGATCAGAGAGACGAGGATCGCTCCCGCCAGCATGATCGAAAACATCCGCCGCAAGCCGTCCCCCCCTTTCCTAACGCGAACGCAAGCCGAGCCGTTTTCGCTCGGCCCGGATCTGCCGCAGGACGCTCTGGCGCGAGGCACCGCCCGCGCTCTTGCGGCCCGCCGTCGCCCGCTTCAGATCGGTTTCCTTCAAATCGGCAGGCTTGAGCCGCGAATCGGCCTTCTTCAAATCCGCCGCCGACAGTTCGCCCAGCGGCACGTCTTTCTCCAGGGCCAGCCGGACGGCTCTTCCCGCCGCCGCATGGGCCTGCCGGAAGGGTACCCCCCGCCGGGCCATGGCGTCGGCCAGATCGGTCGCCGTCATGTAGCCGCCCTCGGCCGCGGCGGCCATCCGCTCGGGCTGGGGCCGAATCGCCGCCACCAACTCTGCCATGACGCCCAGCGATGCGAGCAGCGTGTCGGCCGCATCGAACAGGGGTTCTTTGTCCTCCTGCATGTCGCGGTTGTAGGTGAGCGGCAGCCCTTTCATCAGCGTCAAGAGCGAAACGAGCGCGCCGTAGGCCCGGCCGCTCTTTCCCCGGACAAGCTCGGCCACATCGGGATTTTTCTTCTGCGGCATCAGGGAACTCCCCGTCGCAAAGGCGTCGGGAAGCTCGATGAAGCCGAACTCGCCGCTCGCCCAGAGGACGATCTCCTCCCCCAGCCGGCTCAGGTGCATCATCGAAACCGCCGCCGCCGCCGCGAACTCGATGGCGAAATCCCGGTCGCTCACCGCGTCCATGCTGTTCTCCGCCACGGCGTCAAAGCCAAGTTTTTTGGCCACCATCCGCTGATCGATGGGGTGGCTGGTGCCCGCCAGCGCGCCCGCTCCCAGGGGGAGGACGTTCACGCGCCCTCGCGCATCGGCCATGCGCTCCCCGTCGCGCCGGAACATCTGGCCATACGCCAGGAGATGATGGGCGAAGGAAACGGGCTGGGCCCTTTGCAGATGGGTATAGCCGGGCATGATGAAGTCCACCCCCGCCTCGGCCTGCCGCAGAAGCGCCCGCCGGATATCCTCCAGCGCCGCTATCGTCTCGTCAATGATGTCGCGCAGCCAGAGGCGCACGGCCGTCGCCACCTGATCGTTGCGGCTCCGGGCGGTGTGGAGCCTTCCGCCCGCGGCGCCGATGCGCCGTGTGAGGGCCGCCTCGATGTTCATGTGGACATCCTCAAGGGCGGGATCGAAGCGGAATTTTCCCGCCTCGATCTCCCGCAGGATGGCCTTCAGGCCGGAGACGATCTTCCGGGCGTCCGCCCGGGGGATGATCCCACGGGCACCCAGCATTTCGGCGTGGGCCGCCGACCCGCGGACATCCCAGGCGGCCAGGCGCTGATCGAAGGAGACGCTCTCGGTGAAGCCCTCCACCCGGGGATTCGTCCCCGCAGTGAAACGCCCGCCCCAGGGCTTCGTCGTCTTCCGGCTTATCTTTTTTTCCGCCATTTTGGACCCATCCTGCCGATACCTTACCGATCAGGGGCGGGAACCACCAGTATCGCCCAGACCCCGAAGCGAACCCGCGAAAACCAGCCTATTACACGAAAGAATCCCTGTTGCGCAAGGGGCGGATCCCCGCCGGGCCGCTTGCCGCGGGTCTTTTCGATACGTAGTATCCCCCTGCTGGCGTTATCTTTCGCTCTTAACGAGGACCATGTGGAAACAACGACGCGGCCCGCTTCTCCCGCATCCGGGATGTTCAGCGCAAGTGAATGGCTGCTGATTCTCGCATGCTTTGTCCTTCTCGCCATCTCCGCAGGGGTGAACTTCAACTTCGGCATTTTCATCAAGCCGCTCTCCGCCGAATTCGGATGGTCCCGATCGGCGATTTCGGCCGGCTTTTCCATCTTTATGTTCACCATCTCGGCGACCGCCATCCTGGCCGGAGGGCTGGCCGACCGCTACGGAACCCGGCGCGTCGTCCTCTTCGGAACGATCATTCTCAGCATCGGCCTGATGGCATCCTCGAAAATCCAGAATCTGTGGCACTTCTATCTCCTGGCCGGCATCGTGGTGGGGCTCGGCCGCTCCTGCCACATGATCCCGATCCAGATTTTCCTCCCGCGGGCCTTCGCCCAAAACCGCGGGCTTGCGACAGGGCTCGCCGGCGCGGGGACGGGCGCCGGCATCTTTTTCCTCCCGCCCATCTCGGGGTATCTGGTTGACGCCTTCGGGTGGCGGAACGCCTATTTCATCCTCGGCATTTTGGTGGTTCTCATCGCGCTGCCCTTCATCGTCTTCCTGCGAATTCCCCGGAGCCATGGCCGCGCCAAGGCCCAGAAGATAGACACCGCAGAGTCAAGGGAAAATCCGGAGGCCACCCCCGGTGAGCCCGCCCCCGTGCCCGAGGCTTCGCTCGGCCTGCGGGCCATCATGAGGCGCCCCACCTTCTGGAGCATCATGGGCAGCCACCACTTCGATTGCCTTTGCCATTCCGTTCTCCTCGTCCATATCGTCCCCATGGCCATCGAGGCGGGAATCTCCAAGATGCACGCCGCGCTTCTGATGGGGGCAATGGGGTTCGGCGCCTTTGCCGGAAGGATCATCGCCGGGGTGCTCTCCGACCGCCTGGGGCCCAAACATTCGCTTTTCCTGGTGCTGCTTCTCCAGACGCTCCCGGTCCCCTTGCTGCTCTTCTCCCCATCGCTTCCTGTCTTTTTCACCATCGCGGTCACCATCGGCGTCGGCCTCGGCGGCCACGGCACGATGTACCCGCTTGTCACCCGGGAGTACTACGGTGCCCGGAAAGTGGGCATCATCTTCGGCTCGTTCTCGACCGGGGCGAGCATCGGTATGGCGGCAGGCGCTTATATCGGCGGGCTTCTCTACGACCTTTCGGGGGATTACACCCTCGCGGTTCTCTTCAGCTTCCTCGCCGGGCTCGTCTCGCTGGTTTTCGTCTGGGTGTATCCCGGAAGGCCCATCCTGGCGCCAGCTCGCCCGAAAATCGCCGCCACCTAGGCGGACTCCCGGCAAAAAAAAACCGGACGAGCGCTCCTCGTCCGGGAGAGTGGGCATCGGGAAAGTGCCGGGCCGAGCGGCAGGCCGTTCGGCCCCTTCCTCTCAGCTCCGCTCAGTCAATTTGAAGCTGGATTTTCTCAAAGGCATCGCGGAACGGCTGCTGATAGGACATGAAGTCTATCATCAGGATCTCCCGGATGCGCTCCGCGTTGTTGCGCTCGAACTCGTTGTGAAGCTTCTTCAAAAGGCGGCCGAAATCGGCCGAAACGGCCGCCAGCGACTTCCCGCCGACCTCGGCCGAAGCGTTATCGAGACCGGCCATCTGAAGAAGGTTCCAGTAGGAGTTGAGAATCAGGCTCCATCCTTCCGCGCAGCCCATAACGCCCATCTGTGCGCCTTCCTCATCGTTCGCCTTGAAGAACGAGACCGTTTTGTCGCTCCACTCGGAGAGTTTCACCAGAAACTCCAGGGAATCCTCGCAAGTCCGCCGCATCAGCGCCTTGGGGTCGGCCGAGAGACACTCGATATTCTCGAACTCGCCGATGGGGCGGCCAGCCCACTCGGCCATCTCGCCCTGCATCAGCGTCACATCGCCGTCCATCACGCCCAAAAGGACGCGGCCCAATTCCTTGAAATGATTCATCACCCATTCGCAAAGCTCGCCGAAGGTCGCAACGCCCGCCGGGATGTCGTACCGCTTTTCGTCCATCCTGAACTGCATCGTTCCGGTTGCTGTCGTCAGGTTCATCTGATCATCCTCTTGAAATCGTCCGGATCGCCTACTCGGTCGTGACCACGGGGATGCCTCCCGGAATGGCCGGCGAGGTAACAACTCCCTCCGCAACCTCTCTCCACGCGGACGCGAGCGGCTCCAGGGCCTTGCCTGCCTTATCGAGAAGTTCCGTGTCCCTTTCCTGGAGCCCCTTGGCGAGAGTGTCAAGGACGTACGCATAAATGTCCGCGAGCTGCTTGGAGAGCTCTGGTGAATATTTGGGGTTCAGACAGCCGAACAGCTCCGAGATGATGTTCATGGCCCGCAAAATCTCGGTGCTCGCGTCCATGTTCCTGTCCGGCTCATGCAGGAGCATCTGCCCCTTGCGGATTCGCTGGATCGCACCCTCATACAGGAGAACGACCAGCTGGGCGGGAGAAGCCGTCTTGATCTGCGTTTTCTGATAGCTCTTATAGGAATCTGTCGGTGCCAACGCAGCTCTCTCCTCTTGAAGGGCCTACCTTCCCCGGCCGCCTCGGGCGATAATCGACTGAGAGGTGGCCTCGATCTGCCGTAACTGGCCTTCCAGAAACGAACCCGTCGTCTGGAGACTCCCGAGCGCCTGTTCCAGCGCCGCAAATTCCCTCAGGAGCTTCTGTCTCTCTCGCTCGGCCTGCGCGAGCACAGAATCAATCTGGTTCTGCAGGTTACTAATCCTATTATCGGATTCCTGGAGCGCAGCTTGAATCGGGCCCTCCTGGCTGGTATCCGTCAGAAACTGGAGAAATTCCTTCATCTTCGAGGCAATGCCCCGGGAGACCACGACGGTTCCCTGCGGGGAGCCCTGCGTCAAAAGGGTATCGGGGGTGACGGTGACCTGGAGCTGAAGGCCATCGGTGTTGGCGTTGCCCGCGTCGCCCGTGAGGGTCTGCCCATTCCCGGTCGCCGCCTCGCCTCTGATGGTTCCGGCCACGTCCTGACCGGTAATGGTGGTCGTGGAATTCGCCGTGCTGGCTCCCAGGCCCGTGGTTCCCGCAGTGGCGCTCGTCGCCGTCGAGGTCACCTTGATGGTGTGGGAGGATCCGTACTCGTCGTGGCGAATCGAGATTTTCCCGGTCGCGTTGTTGAATACCGCCCGGGCGTTGTTGATGTTCACGTTTTTCAGCGCCGAATTGAT containing:
- a CDS encoding diaminopimelate decarboxylase; protein product: MHYFAYKDGVLHAEGVSIPDLIEKVGTPCYVYSHKTLSRHFRVFNEAFAEVPHLICFAMKSNSNLAILRLFSEMGGGLDIVSGGELYRAVQAGVPAERIVFAGVGKSDDEIAYALAQGVLMFNIESEEELRNISDVAIRLGKVAQVAIRVNPDVDPETHPYISTGLKKSKFGIAIQRALSQYRTAAELPGVEAIGVHCHIGSQITQSSPFVDAVAKVVSLVKALRQDGHEIRYLNLGGGLGITY
- the argH gene encoding argininosuccinate lyase, yielding MAEKKISRKTTKPWGGRFTAGTNPRVEGFTESVSFDQRLAAWDVRGSAAHAEMLGARGIIPRADARKIVSGLKAILREIEAGKFRFDPALEDVHMNIEAALTRRIGAAGGRLHTARSRNDQVATAVRLWLRDIIDETIAALEDIRRALLRQAEAGVDFIMPGYTHLQRAQPVSFAHHLLAYGQMFRRDGERMADARGRVNVLPLGAGALAGTSHPIDQRMVAKKLGFDAVAENSMDAVSDRDFAIEFAAAAAVSMMHLSRLGEEIVLWASGEFGFIELPDAFATGSSLMPQKKNPDVAELVRGKSGRAYGALVSLLTLMKGLPLTYNRDMQEDKEPLFDAADTLLASLGVMAELVAAIRPQPERMAAAAEGGYMTATDLADAMARRGVPFRQAHAAAGRAVRLALEKDVPLGELSAADLKKADSRLKPADLKETDLKRATAGRKSAGGASRQSVLRQIRAERKRLGLRSR
- a CDS encoding MFS transporter — its product is METTTRPASPASGMFSASEWLLILACFVLLAISAGVNFNFGIFIKPLSAEFGWSRSAISAGFSIFMFTISATAILAGGLADRYGTRRVVLFGTIILSIGLMASSKIQNLWHFYLLAGIVVGLGRSCHMIPIQIFLPRAFAQNRGLATGLAGAGTGAGIFFLPPISGYLVDAFGWRNAYFILGILVVLIALPFIVFLRIPRSHGRAKAQKIDTAESRENPEATPGEPAPVPEASLGLRAIMRRPTFWSIMGSHHFDCLCHSVLLVHIVPMAIEAGISKMHAALLMGAMGFGAFAGRIIAGVLSDRLGPKHSLFLVLLLQTLPVPLLLFSPSLPVFFTIAVTIGVGLGGHGTMYPLVTREYYGARKVGIIFGSFSTGASIGMAAGAYIGGLLYDLSGDYTLAVLFSFLAGLVSLVFVWVYPGRPILAPARPKIAAT
- the fliS gene encoding flagellar export chaperone FliS; amino-acid sequence: MAPTDSYKSYQKTQIKTASPAQLVVLLYEGAIQRIRKGQMLLHEPDRNMDASTEILRAMNIISELFGCLNPKYSPELSKQLADIYAYVLDTLAKGLQERDTELLDKAGKALEPLASAWREVAEGVVTSPAIPGGIPVVTTE
- the fliD gene encoding flagellar filament capping protein FliD, producing the protein INDNSFFNTETNASGAFLGDTNILSIQNQLNDILLSEVDSLPSDKLRSLINIGVSLSGDTGTFTLSQTTLSGLLKSKTDEVAKVFADVGSASDVDIKVLGFTGKTKVSSASGYAVDITRAATQAERQGALNVAAGITAEETLTIDVDGTVTSVNLTVGLSAEGTVSAINSALKNVNINNARAVFNNATGKISIRHDEYGSSHTIKVTSTATSATAGTTGLGASTANSTTTITGQDVAGTIRGEAATGNGQTLTGDAGNANTDGLQLQVTVTPDTLLTQGSPQGTVVVSRGIASKMKEFLQFLTDTSQEGPIQAALQESDNRISNLQNQIDSVLAQAERERQKLLREFAALEQALGSLQTTGSFLEGQLRQIEATSQSIIARGGRGR